In one Micromonospora polyrhachis genomic region, the following are encoded:
- the rfaE2 gene encoding D-glycero-beta-D-manno-heptose 1-phosphate adenylyltransferase, with product MATGAAESGRLAAVVDDWVGRGVLVVGDAMLDEWRFADSDRLCREAPAPVLTLRRRLAAAGGAANTAVNLAALGGLAALVAPIGADAPGDELHDCLDRAGVLDRTVTQQGRATPVKRRLLAADQILIREDEGDADDELHDETIDRLLGALSCAAEELLILTDGRPPTLVVCDYGLGALPVAIRAWLVAHRDLFATVALDAHDLADWRGLAPTVVTPSFAEATRLLDVATSTRDGTGTTQAEIDVTGDRTATVDTGLDRADVAQAHLAELRERTGAEVVAVTLDGDGAIVGGADGDSRRSHATRVPASHAVGAGDAYLAAMTLALAADAPLPTAAQLAQLAATITVSDTGTCVCLRDDLLAALGSAAAPQPPAAVPMPPETVAVPVPSTAVTVPPPAATVVDHAELTTLVAQHRQAGRNIVFTNGCFDVLHRGHVRYLDQARALGDLLVVAVNSDDSVRRLKGADRPVNPVEDRVAVLAALSCVDHVVVFAEDSPVALIETVRPDVYVKGGDYPPEMVPEAPLVRRLGGQVHTLGYVPDRSTSAIIERIRSQGEVIGEAVGGEPSAPENGNRGPFLTGRPS from the coding sequence ATGGCGACAGGCGCAGCGGAGAGCGGCCGACTCGCGGCCGTGGTGGACGACTGGGTGGGACGCGGCGTACTGGTGGTGGGGGACGCCATGCTCGACGAGTGGCGGTTCGCCGACTCGGACCGGCTCTGCCGAGAAGCCCCTGCCCCGGTGCTGACCCTACGCCGCCGGCTCGCGGCGGCTGGTGGAGCGGCGAACACCGCCGTCAACCTCGCCGCACTGGGCGGGCTGGCCGCACTGGTCGCACCGATCGGCGCGGACGCCCCCGGTGACGAACTGCACGACTGCCTCGACCGGGCAGGTGTGCTGGACCGTACGGTGACCCAGCAGGGCCGGGCGACCCCGGTCAAGCGCCGGCTCCTCGCCGCCGACCAGATCCTGATCCGGGAGGACGAGGGCGACGCCGACGACGAACTCCACGACGAAACGATCGATCGCCTGTTGGGCGCACTGTCCTGCGCCGCCGAGGAACTGCTCATCCTGACCGACGGCAGACCGCCCACCCTGGTGGTCTGCGACTACGGTCTGGGCGCGCTACCCGTGGCGATCCGCGCCTGGCTGGTCGCCCACCGCGACCTCTTCGCCACCGTGGCGCTCGACGCCCACGACCTGGCCGACTGGCGCGGTCTCGCCCCCACGGTGGTGACCCCGAGTTTCGCCGAGGCCACCCGGCTGCTCGACGTGGCTACGAGCACGCGGGACGGGACCGGGACGACCCAGGCGGAGATCGACGTGACCGGGGACCGCACGGCGACCGTCGACACCGGCCTCGACCGGGCCGACGTGGCCCAGGCGCACCTCGCCGAGCTGCGCGAGCGTACCGGGGCTGAGGTGGTGGCGGTGACCCTCGACGGGGATGGCGCGATCGTCGGCGGCGCCGACGGTGATTCCCGGCGCAGCCACGCCACCCGAGTCCCGGCCAGCCACGCGGTCGGTGCGGGCGACGCCTACCTGGCCGCCATGACGCTGGCCCTGGCCGCCGACGCGCCGCTGCCCACGGCCGCGCAGTTGGCCCAACTCGCCGCCACCATCACCGTCTCCGACACCGGTACCTGCGTTTGTCTCCGGGACGACCTGCTCGCCGCGCTCGGTTCGGCGGCTGCGCCGCAACCGCCCGCAGCCGTGCCGATGCCGCCGGAAACCGTTGCGGTGCCGGTACCGTCCACGGCCGTCACCGTGCCCCCGCCTGCGGCCACCGTCGTCGACCACGCGGAGCTGACCACACTGGTCGCACAGCATCGGCAGGCGGGGCGGAACATCGTCTTCACCAACGGCTGCTTCGACGTCCTGCACCGGGGGCACGTCCGCTATCTGGACCAGGCCCGGGCCCTGGGCGACCTGCTGGTGGTCGCGGTCAACTCCGACGACAGCGTACGGCGACTCAAGGGTGCGGACCGGCCGGTGAACCCGGTCGAGGACCGGGTAGCCGTGCTCGCCGCACTCTCCTGCGTGGACCATGTCGTGGTCTTCGCGGAGGACTCACCGGTCGCGCTGATCGAGACCGTCCGACCCGACGTGTACGTCAAGGGCGGCGACTATCCGCCGGAGATGGTTCCCGAGGCACCCCTGGTACGTCGACTCGGCGGCCAGGTGCACACCCTCGGTTACGTACCCGACCGTTCCACCTCGGCGATCATCGAGCGGATCCGCTCGCAGGGTGAGGTGATCGGTGAGGCGGTTGGAGGGGAACCTTCCGCTCCGGAAAACGGAAATAGGGGGCCCTTCCTTACCGGCAGACCGTCGTGA
- a CDS encoding glycosyltransferase family 2 protein: protein MTRPLDPGCQEEFRDDQRLLDVLVPTRDRPAELAVTLSGLAAQGGEGADGFGVVVSDQSDGPAPWTDPAVAAMVRVLRHRGHPVLLTRRLPRRGLAEHRAYLLDQSAARYVLYLDDDVWLEPDTVDRLLTAIGELGCGFVGNAVHGLSYLHDVRPETHRHYVEWTGPPEPEEIRPETPEWDRAQIHSAANLLHVTAARRLPSGQWRAYKVSWIGGCVLYDAARLRAAGGFDFWPQVGERHQGEDVAAQLTVMRRYGGAGILPSGAYHLESPTTVTERDVEAWEVVLTGGPTSPPGPPPPPAPPPPVRR from the coding sequence GTGACCCGGCCGCTGGACCCGGGCTGCCAGGAGGAGTTCCGGGACGACCAGCGGTTACTGGACGTACTGGTCCCGACCCGGGACCGCCCGGCTGAACTGGCCGTCACCCTCTCCGGACTGGCCGCGCAGGGTGGTGAGGGTGCGGACGGGTTCGGGGTGGTGGTCAGCGACCAGTCCGACGGGCCAGCCCCCTGGACCGATCCGGCGGTGGCGGCGATGGTGCGAGTGTTGCGACATCGGGGACATCCGGTGCTGCTCACCCGACGGCTGCCCCGGCGCGGGCTCGCCGAGCATCGCGCCTACCTGCTCGACCAGTCGGCCGCCCGGTACGTCCTCTACCTCGACGACGACGTCTGGCTCGAACCGGACACCGTGGACCGGTTGCTGACCGCGATCGGCGAACTGGGCTGCGGCTTCGTCGGCAACGCCGTACACGGGTTGTCCTATCTGCACGACGTACGGCCGGAGACCCACCGGCACTATGTGGAGTGGACCGGGCCGCCGGAGCCGGAGGAGATCCGGCCGGAGACGCCGGAGTGGGACCGGGCGCAGATCCACTCGGCGGCGAACCTGCTGCACGTCACCGCCGCCCGCCGGCTGCCCTCGGGACAGTGGCGGGCATACAAGGTGTCCTGGATCGGCGGGTGTGTGCTCTACGACGCGGCCCGACTGCGAGCGGCTGGCGGATTCGACTTCTGGCCTCAGGTGGGCGAGCGGCACCAGGGCGAGGACGTCGCCGCCCAGCTCACCGTGATGCGTCGGTACGGCGGGGCCGGCATCCTGCCCAGCGGGGCCTACCACCTGGAGTCACCGACCACGGTCACCGAGCGGGACGTCGAGGCGTGGGAGGTGGTGCTCACCGGCGGTCCGACGAGTCCACCAGGTCCGCCACCGCCGCCAGCACCTCCACCACCGGTACGTCGGTGA
- a CDS encoding glycosyltransferase family 9 protein — MSSGRTMIGQISDRVSDVERIAVLRANALGDFIFVLPALDALRAAYPDAELVLIGAPWHARLLAERPGPVDRVLVVPPAEGIRAAGAGEAPPSKEAMADFLAAARRERFDLALQMHGGGANSNPVISALGARITAGLRAENAPPLDRWMRYVYYQPEVVRYLEVAGLVGAPPVRLTPYLAVTEADRTEARDVVGPPDVPRIALHPGASDPRRRWPAERFAEVADALVADGYEVLVTGTPDERELAERVVTAARVPVRSLVGELSLGGLIGCYADCRVVISNDTGPVHVAAAVGTPTVGIFWVGNLLNCATPLRARHRPIGSWTLNCPVCGVDCSREIYPDRPGDGDCPHRVSFVTDVPVVEVLAAVADLVDSSDRR, encoded by the coding sequence ATGAGCAGTGGTCGGACCATGATCGGGCAGATCAGCGACCGGGTGTCCGACGTCGAGCGCATCGCCGTACTGCGGGCCAACGCCCTGGGTGACTTCATCTTCGTACTGCCGGCTTTGGACGCCCTACGGGCCGCCTACCCGGATGCCGAACTGGTGCTGATCGGGGCACCCTGGCACGCCCGTCTGCTCGCCGAACGACCCGGCCCGGTCGACCGGGTGCTGGTGGTGCCCCCCGCCGAGGGCATCCGCGCCGCCGGAGCCGGTGAGGCGCCACCGTCGAAGGAGGCGATGGCCGACTTCCTCGCCGCAGCCCGCCGGGAACGGTTCGACCTCGCGCTACAGATGCACGGTGGCGGTGCCAACTCCAACCCGGTGATCTCCGCTTTGGGTGCCCGGATCACCGCCGGACTCCGCGCCGAGAACGCCCCACCCCTGGACCGGTGGATGCGCTACGTCTACTACCAGCCGGAGGTGGTGCGCTACCTGGAGGTGGCCGGTCTGGTGGGCGCACCACCGGTCCGGCTGACCCCGTACCTGGCGGTGACCGAGGCGGACCGAACCGAGGCGCGGGACGTGGTAGGGCCGCCGGACGTACCCCGGATCGCCCTGCATCCCGGGGCCAGCGACCCCCGCCGCCGCTGGCCCGCGGAACGCTTCGCCGAGGTGGCCGACGCCCTGGTCGCCGACGGGTACGAAGTGCTGGTCACCGGCACGCCGGACGAGCGTGAACTGGCCGAGCGGGTGGTCACGGCGGCCCGGGTGCCGGTCCGGTCCCTGGTCGGCGAGCTGTCCCTGGGCGGCCTGATCGGCTGCTACGCCGACTGCCGGGTGGTGATCTCCAACGACACCGGCCCGGTGCACGTGGCGGCGGCGGTCGGCACCCCCACCGTCGGCATCTTCTGGGTCGGCAACCTGCTCAACTGCGCGACCCCGCTGCGCGCCCGGCACCGGCCGATCGGCTCGTGGACCCTCAACTGCCCGGTCTGCGGCGTCGACTGTAGCCGGGAGATCTACCCGGACCGGCCCGGCGACGGGGACTGCCCGCACCGGGTTTCCTTCGTCACCGACGTACCGGTGGTGGAGGTGCTGGCGGCGGTGGCGGACCTGGTGGACTCGTCGGACCGCCGGTGA
- a CDS encoding Hsp20/alpha crystallin family protein — protein MTEHGEQQEKQRPAERRWDPVADLQTLRSGLGRMVGSALASIGGGSPDVELCKTETGWAVVARLPGVAPEEVALELDERELCIRARSEEEVNADHGMAGTGSRTRGFEYRINLPAQADLDNIDAVMDHGLLTVMLPQAARTAPRTITVGRRLYPEPGAGTPQGGLTRPIAGDPAADRELHRPEAGAPGTARWQHP, from the coding sequence ATGACCGAGCATGGCGAACAGCAGGAGAAACAACGCCCAGCCGAGCGGCGGTGGGACCCGGTGGCCGACCTACAGACCCTCCGGTCCGGACTGGGGCGCATGGTCGGCTCGGCGCTGGCCAGCATCGGCGGTGGCAGCCCCGACGTGGAACTGTGCAAGACGGAAACCGGTTGGGCGGTGGTCGCCCGCCTGCCCGGAGTCGCCCCCGAGGAGGTCGCCCTCGAACTCGACGAGCGGGAACTGTGCATCCGGGCCCGTTCCGAGGAGGAGGTCAACGCCGATCACGGCATGGCGGGCACCGGCTCCCGTACCCGGGGCTTCGAATACCGGATCAACCTGCCGGCACAGGCCGACCTGGACAACATCGACGCGGTGATGGACCACGGGCTGTTGACCGTCATGCTGCCCCAGGCGGCCCGCACCGCCCCCCGCACGATCACCGTCGGCCGACGGCTCTACCCCGAACCCGGCGCGGGTACGCCCCAGGGCGGCCTCACCCGGCCGATCGCCGGTGACCCGGCCGCCGACCGGGAACTGCACCGCCCCGAAGCGGGCGCACCCGGCACCGCCCGGTGGCAGCACCCCTGA